In Natronococcus occultus SP4, the following proteins share a genomic window:
- a CDS encoding 30S ribosomal protein S8e: MQDQGRSTRKRTGGRLKNVRKRRKNELGRLPTETQVGEPRFRVVDVRGTDTKTRALATDVANVNDGGETITAEIEDVVENDANPNYVRRNIITKGAVIETSEGQARVTSRPGQTGQVNAVLLD, from the coding sequence ATGCAAGACCAGGGACGCTCTACGCGCAAGCGAACCGGTGGCCGACTGAAGAACGTCCGAAAGCGCCGCAAGAACGAGCTCGGTCGACTCCCGACCGAGACCCAGGTCGGCGAGCCCCGGTTCCGGGTCGTCGACGTCCGAGGTACCGACACGAAGACTCGCGCGCTCGCGACCGACGTCGCGAACGTCAACGACGGCGGCGAGACGATCACCGCCGAGATCGAGGACGTCGTCGAGAACGACGCCAACCCCAACTACGTCCGACGGAACATCATCACGAAAGGCGCCGTCATCGAGACCTCCGAGGGACAGGCCCGCGTGACCTCCCGTCCCGGTCAGACCGGCCAGGTCAACGCCGTTCTTCTCGACTGA
- the pstA gene encoding phosphate ABC transporter permease PstA produces MSADTDTTFDFEGSSIARKRLYGQIFLGLCISAAMVGIVALIALLADVLYEAWGWLTWEFLTHPPSQVPEHFIPENYGNLETGPAGIYPAIVGSIYLIVLTAVFTLFLGVGAAIYLEEYAPDTRLTQFIEANITNLAGVPSIVYGLLGLAMFVRALQTGASLIAGALTLTLLILPIVIVSSQEALRAVPDSMRQASYGTGATKWQTIRNVVLPEAIPGIMTGIILSLSRAIGETAPILMVGAASSMFAPPELTDPTGAFSAMPTTIFDWVTLPDAAFQHVAAAGIVVLLTILLLMNAVAILVRNRYDRRA; encoded by the coding sequence ATGAGCGCTGATACCGACACGACGTTCGATTTCGAAGGATCGTCGATCGCACGCAAGCGACTCTACGGGCAGATCTTCCTCGGGCTGTGTATCTCCGCGGCGATGGTCGGCATCGTCGCCCTGATCGCCCTGCTCGCGGACGTGCTCTACGAGGCCTGGGGCTGGCTCACCTGGGAGTTTCTCACCCACCCACCGTCGCAGGTACCGGAACACTTCATCCCCGAGAATTACGGGAACCTGGAGACGGGTCCGGCCGGAATCTATCCCGCAATCGTCGGCTCGATCTACCTGATCGTGCTGACGGCGGTGTTTACCCTCTTCTTGGGGGTCGGCGCGGCGATCTACCTCGAGGAGTACGCCCCTGACACCCGCCTCACGCAGTTCATCGAGGCAAACATCACGAACCTGGCGGGCGTTCCTTCGATCGTCTACGGGCTGCTCGGGCTGGCGATGTTCGTTCGGGCGCTCCAGACCGGAGCGAGCCTGATCGCCGGTGCGTTGACCCTGACGCTGCTTATCCTGCCGATCGTCATCGTCTCCTCCCAGGAGGCGCTCAGGGCGGTTCCGGATTCGATGCGTCAGGCCTCCTACGGCACCGGTGCGACGAAGTGGCAGACGATCCGCAACGTCGTCCTTCCGGAGGCGATCCCCGGTATCATGACGGGGATCATCCTCTCGCTGTCGCGGGCGATCGGCGAGACGGCTCCGATCCTGATGGTCGGTGCGGCGTCGTCGATGTTCGCTCCGCCGGAGCTGACCGATCCGACCGGTGCCTTCAGCGCGATGCCGACGACGATCTTCGACTGGGTGACGCTACCCGACGCGGCGTTCCAGCACGTTGCCGCGGCCGGGATCGTCGTCCTGCTAACGATCCTCCTGTTGATGAACGCGGTCGCGATCCTCGTCAGGAACCGGTACGATCGGCGGGCCTGA
- a CDS encoding phosphate signaling complex PhoU family protein: METRKVQVTGGSTYTVSLPKSWATENGVSAGTTVECYPEDDSLLLTPASETDRQEGTLDVSDLEGERLTRAVMTMYVSGFDIIRLEAGRITTDQRRAIRDATQSLVGVEVLEETTDSVVIQDLLDSAELSIVNAVSRMRLIATSMLEDAVTALVENDDDIAQDVIERDDDVDRLWLVVSRIFRATLRSPRAAEELGVPREDCFDFHSSARQLERVADHAAKISNLALKLDAIPEDVAEALIALRTDAADVLEKAMDALFAEETDEANRLGHAAREAVLEIDEHTRYIDDILRDLEPVQAQSLGLIVDSLSRSADYGGNIAETALQKAAPRP, encoded by the coding sequence ATGGAGACGCGCAAGGTGCAGGTAACCGGCGGCTCTACGTACACCGTCTCGTTGCCGAAATCGTGGGCGACCGAGAACGGCGTCAGCGCCGGCACGACCGTCGAGTGTTACCCCGAGGACGACTCGCTGTTACTGACGCCCGCGAGCGAGACCGACCGCCAGGAGGGGACCCTCGACGTCTCCGACCTCGAGGGCGAGCGGCTCACCCGGGCGGTGATGACGATGTACGTCAGCGGGTTCGACATCATCCGTCTGGAGGCGGGACGGATCACGACCGACCAGCGCCGCGCGATCCGGGACGCGACCCAGAGCCTCGTCGGCGTCGAGGTCCTGGAAGAGACGACCGACAGCGTCGTCATCCAGGACTTGCTCGACTCCGCCGAGCTGTCGATCGTCAACGCCGTCTCGCGGATGCGCCTGATCGCGACCTCGATGCTCGAGGACGCCGTCACCGCCCTAGTCGAGAACGACGACGACATCGCCCAGGACGTGATCGAACGCGACGACGACGTCGATCGGCTCTGGCTGGTCGTCTCCCGGATCTTCCGGGCGACGCTTCGCTCCCCGCGGGCAGCCGAGGAGCTCGGCGTCCCCCGTGAGGACTGCTTCGACTTTCACTCCAGCGCCCGCCAGCTCGAGCGGGTCGCCGACCACGCTGCCAAAATTTCCAATCTCGCGCTCAAGCTCGACGCGATCCCCGAGGACGTCGCCGAGGCGCTGATCGCCCTGCGGACCGACGCCGCCGACGTCCTCGAGAAGGCGATGGACGCGCTGTTCGCCGAGGAGACCGACGAGGCCAACCGGCTCGGCCACGCGGCCCGGGAGGCTGTCCTCGAGATCGACGAGCACACCCGCTACATCGACGACATCCTCCGGGACCTCGAACCCGTCCAGGCCCAGTCGCTCGGACTGATCGTCGACTCGCTGTCTCGAAGCGCCGACTACGGCGGCAACATCGCCGAGACGGCCCTCCAGAAGGCCGCACCGCGGCCCTGA
- a CDS encoding PstS family phosphate ABC transporter substrate-binding protein produces the protein MGNDPRSGSDGAISRRHVLLGAASAGLVGTAGCLVRGQDSGLEGEIVVDGSDTLLPNSAAVARQFQWENNQVRVSVSGSGTGAGFQSLCRDEIHLADASREIYEDEEQLCEGNGVEWLELEVVMDGIAIMKNPDNDWCESLTTEELSALWESGSDVETWSDLREEWPDEEISFYGRDSASGTFDYFTEAVNGESGNIRSDYTGTADTNMIVRGVEGNPYAVGFGGAGFYYENEDDVDLIAIDDGDGPVEPTAETIEQETYTPLSRPMYVYVNLQELAREEFRDFMRFYLENTQETALDVGFYAIPDETREEQRELLEEYIGRYT, from the coding sequence ATGGGCAACGACCCGAGATCAGGTTCTGACGGTGCGATTTCTCGCCGTCACGTGCTGCTCGGCGCTGCCAGCGCGGGGCTGGTGGGAACGGCTGGCTGTCTCGTCCGCGGCCAGGACAGCGGTCTCGAGGGTGAGATCGTCGTCGACGGCTCGGACACGCTGTTACCGAACAGCGCCGCAGTCGCGAGACAGTTTCAGTGGGAGAACAACCAGGTTCGCGTCTCGGTCAGCGGCTCCGGGACGGGAGCCGGGTTCCAGAGCCTCTGTCGCGACGAGATCCACCTCGCCGACGCGAGTCGCGAGATCTACGAGGACGAGGAGCAACTCTGTGAGGGAAACGGCGTCGAGTGGCTCGAACTCGAGGTCGTCATGGACGGGATCGCGATCATGAAGAACCCGGACAACGACTGGTGTGAGTCGCTCACGACCGAGGAACTGAGCGCGCTCTGGGAGAGCGGGTCGGACGTCGAGACTTGGAGCGACCTCCGCGAGGAGTGGCCCGACGAGGAGATCAGCTTCTACGGGCGGGACTCGGCGTCGGGGACGTTCGACTACTTCACCGAGGCGGTCAACGGCGAGTCGGGCAACATCCGCTCGGATTACACCGGGACGGCCGACACCAACATGATCGTCCGCGGCGTCGAGGGCAACCCTTACGCCGTCGGTTTCGGCGGTGCCGGGTTCTACTACGAGAACGAGGACGACGTCGACCTGATCGCCATCGACGACGGCGACGGACCGGTCGAGCCGACCGCGGAGACGATCGAACAGGAGACGTACACGCCACTGTCGCGGCCGATGTACGTCTACGTGAACCTGCAGGAACTCGCCCGCGAGGAGTTCCGCGATTTCATGCGGTTCTACCTCGAGAACACCCAGGAAACCGCTCTCGACGTCGGCTTTTACGCCATTCCCGACGAAACCCGCGAGGAACAGCGGGAGCTACTCGAGGAGTATATCGGGAGGTACACATGA
- a CDS encoding outer membrane protein assembly factor BamB family protein, translating to MTDRSASSSTNTAAATDSRHRRRLLGAVGAAATAGLAGCTLWDPSEDDPETNADPDVAEGVSTYATHPDDDVTMFRRGLRRLGYYPDETVPDAVSVNWSFPINNVGHTAAKSSPLPTPDGETIVIAGDTGFVHGVQPSGEPRWLTETGATDLGFHGSPAIVDNTAYIGGYDGDLYAIDVETGEIVWHTPSHELEGTLAIGSSPAYYDGTLYVIAEYGSPSSGALWTFDATTGEPTWHDDRIWGQPHPSPTVDLETGRICAGSNDGVVYCWEFPDLEFAWEFQTGGEDGPDGEERADGEFNLGAEIKGTIAAHDGYGYVGSWDEQFYCIDLEDGTEEWAFEFEHRSMANPALDPEEDVVYTGSNDDHVYAIDCETGDQLWATDVNGSIIGAVTVTAGSVLVGSYDSHLYALDKETGERRWRVQNRGHVTSAPVPHDDRIYYAERGVFTNYWDDDAETILEEPGHAYCLVPDE from the coding sequence ATGACAGATCGATCCGCGTCCTCGTCCACGAATACCGCCGCGGCGACCGACTCGCGCCATCGCAGACGGCTCCTCGGTGCCGTCGGCGCGGCCGCGACCGCGGGGCTCGCGGGGTGTACCCTGTGGGACCCGTCCGAGGACGACCCCGAGACGAACGCCGATCCGGACGTCGCCGAGGGCGTCTCGACGTACGCGACTCACCCGGACGACGACGTGACCATGTTCCGTCGGGGGCTGCGACGGCTCGGCTACTATCCCGACGAGACCGTCCCCGACGCCGTCAGCGTCAACTGGTCGTTCCCGATCAACAACGTCGGCCACACCGCGGCGAAGTCGAGCCCGCTGCCGACGCCCGACGGCGAGACGATCGTGATCGCCGGGGACACCGGGTTCGTCCACGGCGTCCAGCCCTCGGGGGAGCCCCGCTGGCTGACCGAAACCGGCGCGACCGATCTCGGCTTTCACGGTTCGCCGGCGATCGTCGACAACACCGCCTACATCGGCGGTTACGACGGCGACCTGTACGCGATCGACGTCGAGACCGGCGAGATCGTCTGGCACACTCCATCCCACGAACTCGAGGGGACGCTGGCGATCGGGTCGAGTCCCGCCTACTACGACGGGACGCTGTACGTGATCGCCGAGTACGGTAGCCCCTCTTCGGGTGCGCTGTGGACGTTCGACGCCACGACGGGCGAGCCGACCTGGCACGACGACCGCATCTGGGGCCAGCCCCACCCCTCGCCGACCGTCGACCTCGAGACGGGACGGATCTGTGCGGGGTCGAACGACGGCGTCGTCTACTGCTGGGAGTTCCCCGACCTCGAGTTCGCCTGGGAGTTCCAGACCGGGGGCGAGGACGGCCCCGACGGCGAGGAACGGGCCGACGGCGAGTTCAACCTCGGCGCCGAGATCAAGGGAACGATCGCGGCCCACGACGGCTACGGCTACGTCGGCTCCTGGGACGAGCAGTTCTACTGTATCGACCTCGAGGACGGCACCGAGGAGTGGGCCTTCGAGTTCGAGCACCGGTCGATGGCAAACCCCGCGCTCGACCCGGAGGAAGACGTCGTCTACACCGGGAGCAACGACGACCACGTCTACGCGATCGACTGTGAGACCGGTGACCAGCTGTGGGCGACCGACGTCAACGGCTCGATCATCGGCGCGGTGACCGTCACCGCGGGCTCCGTCCTCGTCGGCTCCTACGACTCGCACCTGTACGCGCTTGATAAAGAGACCGGGGAACGGCGCTGGCGAGTACAGAACCGCGGCCACGTCACGAGCGCGCCGGTCCCCCACGACGATCGGATCTACTACGCCGAGCGGGGCGTCTTCACGAACTACTGGGACGACGACGCCGAGACGATCCTCGAGGAACCGGGCCACGCTTACTGCCTCGTTCCCGACGAGTGA
- a CDS encoding NADP-dependent malic enzyme — MGLDEDSLEYHRADPPGKIEISTTKPTNTQRDLSLAYSPGVAAPCLEIAEDETDSYSYTAKGNLVGVVSNGSAVLGLGDIGAQASKPVMEGKGVLFKRFADIDVFDLELDENDPEEFINAVRMMGPTFGGINLEDIKAPECFTIEERLGEEMDIPVFHDDQHGTAIISGAALVNAADIAGKDLEELEVVFSGAGASAIATARFYVSLGVRKENIRMCDSSGIITERRAEGGDVNEYKREFARALPEGDLADAMEGADVLVGLSAGGIVSQEMVQSMASDPIIFAMANPDPEIGYEEAKAAREDDVIMATGRSDYPNQVNNVLGFPFIFRGALDVRATEINEEMKVACARALAQLAREDVPDAVVKAYGDEPLQYGPDYIIPKPVDPRVLFRVAPAVAEAAMESGAARTEIDLDEYEEQLEARLGKSREMMRVVLNKAKSDPKRVALAEGENEKMIRAAYQIQEQGIAMPILIGDESEIRQTAANLGLDFEPQVADPSVGDYEAYAERLHELRQRKGITRTEAGELIETDSNYFGSVMVEQGDADALLTGLSYHYPSALRPPLQVIGTADDVDYAAGVYMLTFKNRVIFIADATVNQDPDEEVLAEVTKQTGKLARRFNVEPRAALLSYSNFGSVDNEGTRKPRRAATQLQNDPEVDFPVDGEMQADTAVVEDILEGTYGFSELEEPANVLVFPNLESGNIGYKLLQRLGGAEAIGPMLVGMDEPVHVLQRGDEVKDIVNLAGVAVVDAQQDE, encoded by the coding sequence ATGGGACTCGACGAGGACTCACTGGAGTACCACCGGGCGGATCCCCCGGGGAAGATCGAGATATCGACGACGAAACCGACGAACACCCAGCGGGATCTCTCGCTTGCGTACTCGCCGGGCGTCGCCGCGCCGTGTCTGGAGATCGCCGAGGACGAAACCGACTCGTACTCCTACACGGCGAAGGGGAACCTGGTCGGCGTCGTCTCGAACGGCTCCGCGGTACTGGGGCTGGGCGACATCGGCGCTCAGGCCTCGAAGCCGGTGATGGAAGGGAAGGGGGTGCTGTTCAAACGGTTCGCCGACATCGACGTCTTTGACCTCGAACTCGACGAAAACGACCCCGAGGAGTTCATCAACGCCGTGCGGATGATGGGTCCGACCTTCGGCGGGATCAACTTAGAGGACATCAAGGCGCCGGAGTGTTTCACTATCGAGGAGCGGCTGGGCGAGGAGATGGACATCCCGGTCTTCCACGACGACCAGCACGGCACCGCGATCATCTCCGGGGCCGCGCTCGTCAACGCTGCCGACATCGCGGGCAAGGACCTGGAGGAGCTCGAGGTCGTCTTCTCCGGTGCGGGCGCGAGTGCGATCGCGACCGCCCGGTTCTACGTCTCGCTCGGCGTTCGCAAGGAGAACATCAGGATGTGTGACTCCTCGGGAATTATCACCGAACGCCGCGCCGAGGGCGGAGACGTCAACGAGTACAAACGGGAGTTCGCCCGGGCGCTGCCCGAGGGCGACCTCGCGGACGCGATGGAAGGGGCGGACGTACTCGTCGGGCTCTCGGCGGGCGGAATCGTCTCCCAGGAGATGGTCCAGTCGATGGCCTCCGACCCGATCATCTTCGCGATGGCCAACCCTGACCCCGAGATCGGCTACGAGGAGGCCAAAGCCGCCCGCGAGGACGACGTTATCATGGCGACGGGGCGGTCGGATTACCCCAACCAGGTCAACAACGTCCTGGGGTTCCCCTTTATCTTCCGCGGAGCGCTCGACGTCCGCGCGACCGAGATCAACGAGGAGATGAAAGTCGCCTGCGCCCGCGCGCTCGCCCAGCTCGCCCGCGAGGACGTCCCTGACGCCGTCGTCAAGGCCTACGGCGACGAGCCACTGCAGTACGGGCCCGACTACATCATCCCGAAGCCGGTCGATCCGCGGGTCCTGTTCCGGGTTGCGCCCGCCGTCGCCGAGGCGGCGATGGAAAGCGGCGCCGCCCGCACCGAGATCGACCTCGACGAGTACGAAGAACAGCTGGAAGCCCGGCTGGGCAAGTCCCGCGAGATGATGCGGGTCGTCCTGAACAAGGCCAAAAGCGACCCCAAGCGGGTCGCCCTGGCGGAGGGCGAGAACGAGAAGATGATCCGGGCGGCCTACCAGATCCAGGAGCAGGGGATCGCGATGCCGATCCTGATCGGCGACGAGAGCGAGATCCGCCAGACCGCCGCGAACCTCGGGCTGGACTTCGAGCCCCAGGTCGCGGATCCGTCCGTCGGGGACTACGAGGCCTACGCCGAGCGGCTCCACGAGCTGCGCCAGCGCAAGGGGATCACCCGAACCGAGGCGGGCGAGCTCATCGAGACCGACTCGAACTACTTCGGGAGCGTGATGGTCGAACAGGGTGACGCCGACGCTCTGCTGACCGGGCTCTCGTATCACTACCCCTCCGCGCTGCGCCCGCCCTTGCAGGTGATCGGCACCGCCGACGACGTCGACTACGCCGCTGGCGTCTACATGCTCACGTTCAAGAATCGGGTCATCTTCATCGCCGACGCGACGGTCAACCAGGACCCGGACGAGGAGGTCCTCGCGGAGGTGACCAAACAGACCGGCAAGCTCGCTCGCCGGTTCAACGTCGAGCCCCGCGCGGCGCTGTTGTCGTACTCGAACTTCGGCAGCGTCGACAACGAGGGGACCCGCAAACCCCGCCGAGCCGCAACCCAGCTCCAGAACGATCCCGAGGTTGACTTCCCGGTCGACGGCGAGATGCAAGCCGACACCGCCGTCGTCGAGGACATCCTCGAGGGGACCTACGGCTTCTCCGAGCTCGAGGAACCCGCCAACGTGCTGGTCTTCCCGAACCTCGAGTCGGGCAACATCGGCTACAAGCTGCTCCAGCGACTCGGGGGCGCCGAGGCGATCGGACCGATGCTCGTCGGGATGGACGAGCCCGTCCACGTCCTCCAGCGGGGCGACGAGGTCAAAGACATCGTCAACCTCGCGGGCGTGGCGGTCGTCGACGCCCAGCAGGACGAGTAA
- the phoU gene encoding phosphate signaling complex protein PhoU, which produces MARKSYQEKLEELREDVLYMSEVVMERLRMGLSALEQKDTELADEVMEGDSEVNELYLELEQDCIELLALQQPVASDLRFIASTFKIITDLERIGDLAVNLGEYTHDAEHDRFPDVDIQAMGELTLEMVEDAMIAYDTEDTDGCRELAERDDDIDQFAERASGIVVRDLIERELDSPEEVERILQDVSRLLLTIRDLERVGDHAVNIAARTLYMVENDDELIY; this is translated from the coding sequence ATGGCCAGAAAGTCGTATCAGGAGAAACTCGAGGAGCTCCGCGAGGACGTCCTCTACATGAGCGAGGTCGTCATGGAGCGGCTCCGCATGGGACTCTCCGCGCTCGAGCAGAAGGACACGGAGCTCGCGGACGAAGTGATGGAAGGCGACAGCGAGGTCAACGAGCTGTACCTCGAGCTCGAGCAGGACTGCATCGAGCTGCTGGCACTCCAACAGCCCGTCGCCAGCGATCTCCGCTTTATCGCCTCGACGTTCAAGATCATCACCGACCTCGAACGGATCGGCGACCTCGCGGTCAACCTCGGCGAGTACACTCACGACGCCGAGCACGACCGGTTCCCCGACGTCGACATTCAGGCGATGGGCGAACTGACCCTCGAGATGGTCGAGGACGCGATGATCGCCTACGACACCGAGGACACCGACGGCTGTCGGGAGCTCGCCGAGCGCGACGACGATATCGACCAGTTCGCCGAGCGAGCCAGCGGGATCGTCGTCCGGGATCTGATCGAACGGGAACTCGACTCCCCCGAGGAGGTCGAGCGGATCCTCCAGGACGTTTCGCGGCTGCTGTTGACGATTCGGGACCTCGAACGGGTCGGCGACC
- the pstB gene encoding phosphate ABC transporter ATP-binding protein PstB → MTANSGSEAVETTPEETAPASTGSGAEMPSADEPLGSPRVDDAIIESRNLDVFYGDTQALQGINMDIPEKQVTALIGPSGCGKSTFLRSINRMNDLIDVARVEGELYFHGKDIYDEDVDPVALRRKIGMVFQKPNPFPKSIFDNVAYGLRVQGKDDDVEEKVHQALERAALLDEVEDQLDESGLDLSGGQQQRLCIARAIATDPEVILMDEPASALDPVATSKIEDLVEELAQEYTVAIVTHNMQQAARISDKTAVFLTGGNLVEFDDTNKIFENPESDRVEDYITGKFG, encoded by the coding sequence ATGACTGCAAACAGCGGGTCCGAAGCGGTCGAGACGACACCCGAAGAGACGGCGCCGGCCAGCACCGGATCCGGAGCCGAGATGCCAAGCGCCGACGAACCGCTCGGATCGCCGCGTGTCGACGACGCGATCATCGAGTCTCGGAACCTCGATGTCTTCTACGGCGACACGCAGGCCCTGCAAGGAATCAACATGGACATCCCCGAGAAGCAGGTGACGGCACTCATCGGTCCCTCGGGCTGTGGGAAATCCACCTTCCTGCGGTCGATCAACCGGATGAACGACCTGATCGACGTCGCCCGCGTCGAGGGAGAGCTGTACTTCCACGGGAAGGACATCTACGACGAGGACGTCGACCCCGTCGCCCTGCGCCGGAAGATCGGGATGGTCTTCCAGAAGCCAAACCCCTTCCCCAAGTCGATCTTCGACAACGTCGCCTACGGGTTGCGCGTCCAGGGGAAAGACGACGACGTCGAGGAGAAGGTCCATCAAGCGCTCGAGCGAGCCGCCCTGCTGGACGAGGTCGAGGATCAGCTAGACGAGAGCGGCCTCGACCTCTCGGGCGGGCAACAACAGCGGCTCTGTATCGCCCGTGCGATCGCGACCGACCCCGAGGTCATCCTGATGGACGAGCCCGCCTCGGCACTGGACCCGGTCGCGACCTCGAAGATCGAGGACCTGGTCGAGGAACTCGCCCAGGAGTACACCGTCGCGATCGTCACCCACAACATGCAGCAGGCGGCCCGCATCTCCGACAAGACCGCCGTCTTCCTCACCGGCGGGAACCTCGTCGAGTTCGACGACACCAACAAGATCTTCGAGAACCCCGAGAGCGACCGCGTCGAGGACTACATCACCGGCAAGTTCGGGTAG
- the pstC gene encoding phosphate ABC transporter permease subunit PstC, which yields MSSEPVDLSRTGNDVGTLGDRVARYAFFACALVTVLTTVAIILVLVNGAVGFFREETLVDVLGSAFAADSIGGVLDALRDGLAAQVTLVEFLTGTDWSPLIEPTSYGVLPLVWGTLVVTVGAAIIAVPVGTLTAIYLSEYADERVRRTLKPILEILAGIPTIVYGFFALSFITPIIQSIFPQTGTFNAASAAIVVGVMIIPMVSSLSEDAMSSVPDSLRNAAFGLGATRFEVSTQVVVPASLSGILAAYVLALSRAIGETMAVAIAMGMYPQISANLLEEMQTMTSYMVQVGISDVSVGSVQYQSLFAVGLLLFAMTFAMNVFSMWIRSRYREEYQ from the coding sequence ATGAGTTCGGAACCGGTCGACCTCTCGAGGACGGGCAACGACGTCGGGACGCTTGGCGACCGGGTCGCCCGGTACGCGTTCTTTGCCTGTGCGCTCGTAACGGTGCTGACGACGGTCGCGATCATCCTCGTGCTCGTTAACGGTGCCGTCGGCTTCTTCCGTGAGGAGACGCTCGTCGACGTCCTCGGGAGCGCGTTCGCGGCCGACTCGATCGGTGGCGTTCTCGATGCGTTGCGCGACGGCCTCGCCGCGCAGGTGACGCTCGTCGAGTTCCTCACCGGGACCGACTGGTCGCCGCTGATCGAGCCGACGAGCTACGGCGTTCTCCCGCTGGTCTGGGGGACGCTCGTCGTCACCGTCGGCGCCGCGATCATCGCGGTTCCGGTCGGGACGCTCACCGCCATCTACCTCTCGGAGTACGCCGACGAGCGCGTTCGTCGCACCCTGAAGCCGATCCTCGAGATCCTCGCCGGGATCCCGACGATCGTCTACGGCTTCTTCGCGCTCTCGTTTATCACGCCGATCATCCAGTCTATCTTCCCGCAGACGGGGACGTTCAACGCGGCCTCGGCCGCAATCGTCGTCGGCGTGATGATCATCCCGATGGTCTCGTCGCTGTCGGAGGACGCGATGAGCTCGGTCCCCGACTCGCTTCGCAACGCCGCCTTCGGACTCGGGGCGACCAGATTCGAGGTGTCGACCCAGGTCGTCGTCCCCGCCTCGTTGTCGGGGATCCTCGCCGCGTACGTCCTCGCGCTCTCGCGGGCGATCGGCGAGACGATGGCGGTCGCGATCGCGATGGGGATGTATCCCCAGATCTCGGCGAACCTTCTCGAGGAGATGCAGACGATGACCTCCTATATGGTTCAGGTCGGGATCAGCGACGTCTCGGTCGGCTCGGTTCAGTACCAGAGCCTGTTTGCTGTCGGATTGCTGTTGTTCGCGATGACGTTCGCGATGAACGTCTTTAGCATGTGGATTCGGTCCCGGTACCGGGAGGAGTACCAATGA
- a CDS encoding DUF7511 domain-containing protein, producing MGGRSTEDVPNRNRSTDSESSTPLLDAAVVADEGGDDRRTVSPANCPDERKPTVWLSANASAFVDLEEWR from the coding sequence ATGGGAGGACGCTCGACCGAGGACGTCCCGAACCGCAATCGATCGACTGATTCCGAATCCTCGACGCCGCTCCTCGACGCCGCGGTCGTCGCCGACGAGGGCGGAGACGATCGTCGAACGGTCTCCCCCGCCAACTGTCCGGACGAGCGGAAGCCGACGGTGTGGCTGAGTGCGAACGCGAGCGCGTTCGTCGATCTCGAGGAGTGGCGCTGA